In a genomic window of Mucilaginibacter sp. KACC 22063:
- a CDS encoding FAD-dependent monooxygenase → MERVPTTKPMEATVVIAGNGIAALTLSLLLDRKGISHIVLNRQGKMTDQPALAETLPPSAIPLLNKTGLLSLFERTALQKTNGYHSLWGSDKVADNNFYFHRPYQYGLKIDKQAIKSSLLAMQAHRLVPFTQNISITKGEVITVEWAEHDRQKQCNCHMIVDATGRNRSILAKLGIPSVDADSLNAFSCHLPYIKHQVLRHSVYIESFEDGWGIVSTLNEQNNVMTLFCNKKSGAQQQLKNYQNWPLMLKDTKYLKDFIEPAANCPVKGYNANSSKAQRLTGSAWLAVGDAAISFDPLSSHGITNTIYTANEAADAIEQLIKENDRTALTAYEQHLTSIFEQYLKARSQIYLSEQRWPQSMFWKEAHSL, encoded by the coding sequence ATGGAAAGGGTACCGACGACTAAGCCGATGGAAGCAACGGTAGTTATTGCAGGCAACGGTATAGCCGCATTAACGTTATCGCTGCTTCTTGACCGTAAAGGCATATCGCATATAGTGCTTAACCGCCAGGGCAAAATGACAGATCAGCCTGCCCTGGCGGAAACACTGCCGCCTTCTGCAATTCCTTTATTAAATAAAACAGGTCTGCTTTCATTGTTTGAGCGTACAGCGTTACAAAAAACAAACGGCTATCATTCGCTTTGGGGTAGCGATAAGGTTGCTGATAATAACTTTTATTTTCACAGGCCTTACCAGTATGGACTTAAAATTGATAAGCAGGCAATTAAAAGCAGTTTGCTGGCGATGCAGGCCCATCGCCTGGTGCCTTTCACACAAAATATTTCAATAACCAAAGGCGAGGTAATTACAGTGGAATGGGCAGAGCATGATCGGCAGAAACAGTGTAACTGCCACATGATAGTTGATGCCACGGGCCGAAACCGAAGCATACTTGCTAAATTGGGGATTCCTTCTGTAGATGCAGACAGCCTGAATGCATTTAGCTGCCATTTGCCATACATTAAACATCAGGTGCTTCGCCATTCGGTGTACATTGAATCTTTCGAAGATGGGTGGGGTATCGTATCGACGCTTAATGAGCAAAATAATGTGATGACCTTGTTTTGCAACAAGAAAAGCGGTGCACAGCAACAGTTGAAAAACTATCAGAACTGGCCTTTGATGCTAAAGGATACTAAGTATCTTAAAGATTTTATCGAACCAGCGGCCAATTGCCCTGTAAAGGGTTATAATGCCAACTCTTCAAAAGCACAGAGGTTAACAGGTTCCGCCTGGCTTGCTGTAGGCGATGCTGCCATCAGTTTTGATCCCTTATCTTCTCATGGTATTACCAACACCATATATACAGCCAATGAAGCGGCTGATGCAATTGAGCAATTAATTAAAGAGAATGATAGAACTGCATTAACCGCATACGAGCAGCATCTTACTTCGATATTTGAACAATACCTTAAAGCACGGTCACAAATTTACCTTAGCGAGCAGCGATGGCCGCAGTCCATGTTCTGGAAAGAAGCCCATAGCTTATAA
- a CDS encoding LodA/GoxA family CTQ-dependent oxidase: MANQINPRFRIYPSIGVARLGNGPAQQDQVTFSPDIPWENLYKTDENYLTETGQIRKQAQRFYIYECDESGRPFKQVDPAQYTIKWTAEVANKKPFWYDFNNSLDLSIISENRNLSPEFAINKIAPGIGATQRNPNVLDMSIRMPGGYDYRKELVNRPDAVTVDEVNNRQVLEGEFPFKKGGVSKLAASIDTTDKTVNLGTVEYDNGTLIFYAADGISAALNPSDLNTDFADNSNWYDDICDGRITAVITSKADGATYELTDANSAAWVTTAPPDYAPQINPISTMYDIISGASEDEFQSEFSLVFPLMYRLYRMQWVNLGDFLAPSFKETVDKLTADGKFKYLYQNTPEAKPVREQVFNLFRDPAYPYNNEPVIPSSSTTSISNRGSGLDELKLPYYPGDGINYPGSPAQWFAIPPLLYDKMRQWKDGDFAPVGEGITFNDIDELGEYYRQKFLEAATDPSKKPLLMTRAVLETLYGGGFHPGVELTWPMRHNLIYAENKEIFEKVAAKEGLFGLREIRINAATPAEQKEIFFNDFGFQMDSEDIRKTMDTTGGKHWLWKITPGDLTKWMGIPWQSDAGSCQAVFIEKQYPVPAWWAANLPVHVLPEASYLKILDPNILPDTKRNIFAGRLPWLQTTNTGFEGYHAEGGYMNGLISMVYQWKKIGMVAGRKVSPRVDGIPETVYVAFNGKGTDD; this comes from the coding sequence ATGGCAAATCAAATCAATCCCCGGTTTAGGATATATCCTTCAATCGGTGTAGCTCGTCTTGGAAATGGCCCGGCGCAGCAGGATCAGGTCACTTTCAGCCCGGATATTCCCTGGGAAAACCTTTACAAAACTGATGAAAATTATCTGACTGAAACAGGCCAGATCAGAAAACAGGCGCAGCGTTTTTATATTTATGAATGTGATGAGAGCGGCCGGCCGTTTAAACAGGTTGATCCGGCACAATACACCATTAAATGGACTGCCGAAGTAGCCAACAAAAAACCGTTCTGGTATGATTTTAATAATAGTCTCGATCTCTCTATTATATCAGAAAACAGGAATCTCAGTCCTGAATTTGCAATAAATAAAATAGCTCCGGGCATTGGTGCTACCCAGCGTAACCCTAACGTGCTTGATATGAGTATCCGTATGCCGGGTGGTTATGATTACCGTAAAGAGCTGGTAAACCGGCCCGATGCCGTAACAGTTGATGAGGTGAACAACCGGCAGGTTTTAGAAGGTGAGTTCCCTTTTAAAAAAGGCGGGGTTAGTAAACTTGCTGCCAGTATTGATACAACTGATAAAACAGTAAATCTGGGTACGGTTGAATATGATAACGGAACGCTGATCTTTTATGCGGCAGATGGTATTTCGGCAGCACTGAACCCCTCTGATCTTAATACCGATTTTGCCGATAATTCAAACTGGTACGATGACATTTGCGATGGTCGTATTACGGCAGTAATTACCTCTAAGGCAGATGGCGCTACTTACGAGTTAACAGATGCTAATTCGGCGGCATGGGTTACCACTGCTCCGCCTGATTATGCACCGCAGATCAATCCCATATCAACAATGTATGATATTATCAGCGGAGCATCTGAAGATGAATTTCAGTCTGAATTCAGCCTTGTATTCCCGCTAATGTATCGCCTTTACCGCATGCAATGGGTCAACCTTGGAGATTTTCTTGCACCATCATTCAAAGAAACTGTAGATAAGCTGACGGCTGATGGTAAATTTAAATACCTTTATCAGAATACACCCGAGGCAAAGCCCGTACGTGAGCAGGTGTTTAATCTTTTCCGTGATCCGGCCTATCCTTACAACAATGAACCCGTTATTCCAAGCAGTTCTACTACAAGTATTTCTAACCGGGGCAGTGGGCTTGACGAATTGAAACTGCCATATTATCCCGGTGATGGTATCAATTATCCAGGTAGTCCGGCTCAATGGTTTGCTATACCCCCGCTTTTGTATGATAAAATGAGGCAATGGAAAGATGGCGATTTTGCTCCGGTTGGAGAGGGTATAACGTTTAACGATATTGACGAATTAGGCGAATATTACCGCCAGAAATTTCTGGAAGCTGCCACTGATCCGTCAAAAAAGCCATTGCTGATGACGCGGGCTGTACTGGAGACTCTTTATGGCGGCGGTTTTCATCCGGGCGTAGAGCTTACCTGGCCTATGCGTCATAACCTTATCTATGCAGAGAATAAGGAAATATTTGAAAAAGTAGCTGCCAAAGAAGGGCTGTTCGGACTTAGGGAAATTCGTATTAATGCGGCCACACCAGCGGAACAGAAAGAGATATTCTTCAACGACTTTGGCTTTCAGATGGATTCTGAAGACATACGTAAAACAATGGATACTACTGGTGGAAAACACTGGTTATGGAAAATTACTCCGGGCGACCTTACCAAGTGGATGGGGATACCATGGCAATCTGATGCAGGCAGCTGTCAGGCTGTATTTATAGAAAAACAGTATCCTGTGCCAGCGTGGTGGGCGGCTAACTTACCTGTACACGTGCTGCCCGAAGCCAGTTACCTCAAAATCCTTGATCCGAATATACTGCCTGATACTAAACGTAATATTTTTGCCGGCCGCTTGCCCTGGCTGCAAACTACTAATACCGGTTTTGAGGGCTATCATGCGGAAGGTGGTTATATGAATGGCTTAATAAGCATGGTATACCAGTGGAAAAAAATAGGTATGGTAGCGGGGCGTAAAGTAAGCCCGAGAGTAGATGGCATACCAGAAACAGTTTACGTAGCATTTAATGGAAAGGGTACCGACGACTAA
- a CDS encoding FAD-binding oxidoreductase → MEVAIQSVIGMLQERLPKNNMPEILFDSPKTNKKYNDKRQIFNTYYQFRPTAMVFCTNPEQVSAVIKCLREWHYKGDLRVRSGGHDHEGECSGTDAVVIDLSEMKNVTIDAEKNYAVIQPGIMFIDLIKAMNKKNVGLPHGTCYSVRIAGFTFGGGWGPWTRQKGMGCESLAGVTIVLGDGTIKKIIDNKLIPEYDGTPVEDLNDEDRKLLWALRGGGGMSYGVVTELIYKTFTLPDYTTKFTVAWDHTISPNIPPAVKLLQRWEQLIQYGENPDLLGTNLKIVAKHKDDEDKTPVENSKHDTYFYGYYMGSKAQFASQKEFEDNLNKIIDTDWFPKSEYLDYTVSFEDKIEAVLSNNVTSGVTGKLTAIPDQTQREWSPFSAWDRIIKWDTGNHKNDDLESKYDTSALPLHFQAIPPEIDKPAPHKITSRLATVTDDEQVAKNRREKLIESLESNLLYDEGTKQGMTTYFTLGAITGEYYKNYDYQANVYPQGSAMPYKQCYYTIQYQAWWNNNGIINPAVQPYVNRAMDWLEVCRNYDIPGTYGSFISFKDDSVPTRVYFQDSYDHLKEIKEKYVQDPENMLSSRKTII, encoded by the coding sequence ATGGAAGTTGCTATCCAAAGCGTTATTGGGATGTTGCAAGAACGCCTCCCCAAAAACAACATGCCTGAAATACTTTTTGATTCGCCGAAAACAAATAAGAAGTATAATGATAAGAGGCAGATCTTCAACACTTATTACCAGTTTCGCCCTACGGCTATGGTATTTTGTACCAACCCGGAACAGGTATCAGCGGTAATAAAGTGCCTCAGAGAATGGCATTATAAAGGCGATTTAAGGGTACGTTCGGGTGGGCATGATCACGAAGGTGAATGCTCTGGTACAGATGCAGTTGTTATTGATCTGTCCGAAATGAAAAATGTAACCATAGATGCTGAGAAAAACTACGCTGTAATACAGCCGGGCATTATGTTCATTGACCTGATCAAAGCCATGAATAAGAAAAATGTGGGCTTGCCGCACGGTACCTGTTATTCGGTACGGATAGCCGGCTTCACGTTTGGCGGCGGATGGGGGCCATGGACACGGCAAAAGGGCATGGGCTGTGAGAGCCTTGCCGGGGTGACCATTGTATTAGGTGACGGAACCATCAAAAAAATTATCGATAACAAACTGATACCTGAATACGATGGAACTCCTGTTGAAGACCTTAATGATGAAGACCGCAAGTTGTTATGGGCTTTAAGAGGCGGCGGCGGTATGAGTTATGGGGTTGTTACCGAACTTATTTACAAGACCTTCACACTGCCAGATTACACTACTAAGTTTACAGTAGCCTGGGATCATACCATAAGCCCTAATATCCCACCGGCTGTAAAGCTTTTACAAAGATGGGAACAACTCATACAATATGGCGAAAATCCGGATCTTTTGGGTACTAACTTAAAGATAGTAGCCAAGCATAAAGATGATGAGGATAAAACACCGGTAGAAAACTCAAAACATGATACGTATTTCTATGGCTATTACATGGGGAGCAAAGCGCAATTTGCCAGCCAAAAAGAATTTGAAGATAACCTTAATAAGATTATTGATACAGACTGGTTTCCTAAGTCAGAATATCTTGATTATACCGTATCATTTGAGGATAAAATAGAGGCTGTATTATCCAATAACGTTACTTCGGGCGTAACGGGTAAGCTTACCGCAATTCCTGATCAGACGCAGCGGGAATGGAGCCCATTTTCGGCTTGGGACAGGATTATAAAATGGGATACAGGTAATCATAAAAATGATGACCTCGAAAGTAAATACGATACTTCGGCTTTACCTTTGCACTTTCAGGCTATACCACCCGAAATTGATAAACCGGCACCACATAAAATTACGTCAAGGCTGGCCACTGTAACGGATGACGAGCAGGTTGCAAAAAATCGCAGGGAGAAATTAATAGAAAGTCTGGAATCAAATCTGTTATACGACGAAGGAACAAAGCAGGGGATGACCACCTATTTTACACTGGGTGCAATTACCGGCGAATATTATAAAAATTACGACTACCAGGCCAACGTTTATCCACAGGGCAGCGCTATGCCGTATAAGCAATGCTATTATACCATTCAATACCAGGCGTGGTGGAATAACAATGGCATAATTAATCCGGCTGTACAGCCTTATGTTAACCGTGCTATGGACTGGCTGGAAGTATGCCGTAATTATGATATTCCAGGTACCTACGGTTCTTTTATCAGCTTCAAAGATGATAGTGTACCTACCCGTGTTTATTTTCAGGACAGTTACGACCATTTAAAAGAGATCAAGGAAAAATATGTTCAGGATCCTGAAAATATGCTGAGCAGCCGTAAAACAATTATATAA
- a CDS encoding TonB-dependent receptor domain-containing protein, protein MKNITFILFIILLSSKSLFAQNASVAGIVADEQTKQPVEYASIALLKASDSSVVAGVLTKSNGSFVFSKLAAGAYVIKVAFIGYHTKRTQTFNLTANSQVNAGTIWLSRSQKLLSEVKITGQRDNALNKIDKQTYRADQFESARGGTAIDVLRNLPSVTVNGEGDISVRGSTGFLVLVNGKPVFTDAQTVLSQLPANSLQNIEVITSPSAKYDPDGKAGIINIITKKGANDGFTLAANAQGGLPSTGDYGNKEKPKRFGGDLTLNYRKGKWDLSASGNYLRTDVAGYREGDAYTKNFTNNTITRFPSNGERSFDKYNYAGRFSANFTADASNSFSAGLFIGHRFQSRLADLLYNNSTADLTTGKILKSTTYFNSNLQTKEGDFSLGNLDYTHTFSNKSTLTTSFLYEHANLYGDTKNRNLQYPNIVDTIQYVYNPYKNPINGYRFKLDYAAIIGKGKLESGYQFRYDTQDGQFGYVVTPTISQPDADRFRGGARAKNQINSVYTQYSGKQNKLEYTAGLRYEYAARTVNLSYDPVPHQLNLSNLFPSANLLYTFNEGWQAKAGYSKRVQRTTNFELNPIPEREHSETLEQGDPDLKPEFVDLAELGLIRMLHKGSFFTTLYYQNVKNPIQRVNSVYADTILNRVYTNADRARSIGLEAGVNLQPLKWWSLYLGANVYNYKINGTLNIVGVNSYVSNSNWVYSVNANTNFKLGTTWNLQGNVNYLSRRPTAQGEDSRFLVPNTSLKKTFMNGRFAAMLQWQNIDLGWHQSNRQRITTSGPDFYTTTNYIYETNVIMVNFSFNLNKLTSKLKLPNSEFGDKEF, encoded by the coding sequence ATGAAAAACATTACGTTTATCCTTTTTATAATTCTCTTATCATCTAAATCATTATTTGCCCAAAATGCTTCCGTTGCCGGCATAGTGGCTGATGAACAGACTAAACAACCGGTTGAATATGCCAGTATCGCCTTACTTAAAGCCAGCGATTCGTCTGTTGTTGCAGGGGTACTGACTAAATCCAATGGCTCTTTTGTGTTTTCAAAACTGGCTGCGGGTGCGTATGTGATCAAAGTAGCTTTTATAGGTTATCATACTAAACGTACGCAAACTTTTAACCTGACAGCTAACAGCCAGGTTAATGCCGGTACGATATGGCTTTCGCGCAGTCAAAAGCTGCTCAGCGAAGTGAAGATAACCGGCCAGCGCGACAATGCTCTAAATAAGATTGATAAACAAACTTACCGGGCCGATCAGTTTGAAAGCGCCCGCGGCGGTACAGCTATTGACGTATTGAGAAATCTGCCTTCGGTTACGGTTAACGGTGAGGGTGATATCAGTGTGCGCGGTTCTACCGGCTTTCTGGTACTGGTGAATGGCAAGCCGGTATTCACTGATGCGCAAACGGTATTGAGCCAATTGCCTGCCAATAGTTTGCAAAATATAGAAGTGATCACGTCTCCTTCGGCAAAGTATGACCCGGATGGGAAAGCCGGTATCATTAACATCATCACTAAAAAAGGAGCGAATGATGGATTTACCTTGGCTGCGAACGCCCAGGGCGGGTTGCCCAGTACGGGCGATTATGGCAATAAAGAAAAGCCGAAACGCTTTGGCGGCGATCTGACATTGAATTACCGTAAAGGTAAATGGGACCTGTCGGCCAGTGGCAATTACCTTCGGACAGATGTAGCTGGCTACCGGGAGGGCGACGCCTACACCAAAAACTTCACCAACAATACCATTACCCGTTTCCCTTCCAATGGCGAGCGGAGCTTTGATAAATATAATTATGCAGGCCGGTTTTCTGCAAATTTCACGGCCGATGCGAGCAACTCCTTTTCGGCTGGTTTGTTTATCGGGCACCGTTTTCAATCGCGCCTGGCCGACCTGCTGTATAATAACAGCACGGCCGATCTGACAACAGGGAAGATTCTCAAAAGCACCACCTATTTCAACTCTAACCTGCAAACCAAAGAAGGGGACTTCTCATTAGGCAATTTAGATTACACGCATACCTTTAGTAACAAATCAACACTGACCACATCCTTTTTGTACGAGCATGCAAACCTGTATGGTGACACTAAGAACCGGAACCTGCAGTATCCTAACATAGTAGATACCATACAATACGTATATAACCCTTACAAGAATCCTATTAACGGTTACCGGTTTAAATTAGATTATGCAGCCATTATCGGTAAGGGCAAACTGGAAAGCGGTTATCAGTTCAGGTATGATACACAGGACGGGCAATTCGGTTATGTTGTTACGCCTACCATATCACAGCCGGATGCTGACCGTTTCAGGGGTGGCGCCAGGGCAAAGAATCAGATCAATTCGGTTTATACACAATATTCAGGTAAGCAAAATAAGCTTGAATACACGGCAGGTTTGCGATATGAATACGCCGCCCGTACCGTAAATTTATCTTATGATCCGGTGCCGCACCAACTTAATTTGTCTAATCTGTTCCCGTCAGCTAATTTGCTGTATACTTTTAACGAGGGTTGGCAGGCTAAAGCCGGTTATAGTAAACGGGTGCAGCGCACTACCAACTTTGAACTGAATCCTATTCCCGAGAGGGAGCATTCTGAAACGTTAGAGCAAGGCGACCCTGATCTGAAGCCGGAGTTTGTGGATCTGGCAGAGTTAGGATTGATCAGAATGCTCCATAAAGGTTCATTCTTTACAACGCTGTATTACCAGAACGTAAAGAACCCCATTCAGCGGGTAAACAGTGTATATGCCGATACCATTTTAAACCGGGTGTACACGAATGCAGACCGCGCACGGTCTATAGGATTGGAAGCAGGAGTGAATTTGCAGCCGCTTAAATGGTGGAGCCTGTACCTGGGTGCTAACGTTTATAATTACAAGATCAATGGTACGCTCAACATTGTAGGCGTAAACTCTTATGTGTCCAATAGCAATTGGGTATATTCCGTTAATGCTAACACCAACTTCAAGCTTGGTACTACCTGGAACCTTCAGGGAAATGTGAATTACTTGTCGCGCAGGCCTACAGCACAAGGTGAAGATTCGCGCTTCCTGGTGCCCAATACCTCGCTAAAGAAAACGTTTATGAACGGTCGTTTTGCTGCTATGCTGCAATGGCAAAATATAGATCTGGGCTGGCACCAATCTAACCGGCAGCGTATTACCACCTCGGGACCTGACTTTTATACTACTACTAACTACATCTATGAAACTAACGTGATAATGGTAAATTTTAGCTTTAACCTGAACAAACTGACCAGTAAGCTAAAACTGCCCAATAGCGAGTTTGGTGATAAAGAGTTTTAA
- a CDS encoding AraC family transcriptional regulator, translating into MLAITNNIPVKDKMEADLEIKVSLMKEVIKPTRPHRHANYHELILLNQGSGFHEIDGHQFEVISPVAYYLRPGQTHCWNFSSLPKGFVILFREELLLKEDIEILFRFPAQIALSAADHPLFDLVNLLYNEFKSAAPDTGTYRAYLHLLIAKLRQLSKTGKPIFNGADHLFQQYKRLVNDHFAQTRELGFYAERLHVTTAVLNETCKKAVYKTPAVVINERILLEAKLLLSATGKSVHEIATDLGFTDSPHFIKFFKQNTNLTPGAYREMAVTKG; encoded by the coding sequence ATGCTGGCAATAACCAATAATATTCCGGTTAAGGATAAAATGGAAGCCGACCTGGAGATAAAGGTTAGTTTGATGAAAGAGGTCATTAAACCAACCCGGCCTCACCGGCATGCCAATTATCATGAACTCATCCTGCTCAACCAGGGTTCGGGCTTTCACGAAATTGACGGTCATCAGTTTGAGGTGATATCCCCGGTAGCCTACTATCTGCGCCCGGGCCAAACCCATTGCTGGAACTTCTCTTCTTTGCCAAAGGGATTCGTAATACTTTTCAGGGAAGAGTTATTATTAAAGGAGGATATAGAGATCCTTTTCAGGTTTCCGGCTCAGATAGCGCTGTCTGCGGCAGATCATCCGCTATTTGATTTGGTAAACTTATTGTATAACGAGTTCAAGTCCGCTGCTCCTGATACTGGAACCTACAGGGCCTATCTGCATTTACTAATCGCTAAATTACGGCAGTTGTCAAAAACCGGCAAACCGATATTTAACGGTGCCGATCATCTTTTTCAGCAGTATAAACGGTTAGTTAACGATCATTTTGCTCAAACGCGTGAACTGGGATTTTATGCAGAGCGTCTGCATGTCACTACGGCTGTTTTAAATGAGACCTGTAAAAAAGCGGTGTATAAAACCCCTGCCGTAGTTATTAATGAGCGAATTTTGCTGGAAGCTAAACTGTTGCTGAGTGCCACTGGCAAATCCGTACACGAAATAGCTACTGACCTTGGCTTTACCGATTCGCCGCATTTCATTAAGTTTTTTAAACAAAACACTAATCTAACCCCTGGTGCCTACCGTGAGATGGCTGTAACAAAAGGGTAA
- a CDS encoding zinc-dependent alcohol dehydrogenase encodes MLAMNYRGPYRVRTVDKPMPEILHPEDAIVKVTRTCICGSDLHLYHGMVPDTRVGSTFGHEFTGIVEEVGPLVKNLKVGDHVLVPFNIACGKCNFCKQGLYGNCHESNPMATAVGGIFGYSHTAGGFDGGQAEYVRVPYADVGPTVIPPDMDPDDAVLLTDVVPTGYQAAEMGGIKEGDTVVIFGAGPIGIMAARCAWFFGPARVIIIDHIDYRLEFAKNYAKCEAYNFKEMADPVVFLKQTTDWYGADVCIDCVGCEAEGNTLQTFSGRVALMQAGAATAFQWAVNSVKKGGIVSVVGVYGPPFNLAPIGNIVNKGITLRANQASVKRLLPKLIDHVQSGRLNPKGLITHRIPLAEVSDAYRLFSSKLDNVIKTVLVP; translated from the coding sequence ATGTTAGCAATGAATTACCGCGGCCCATACCGGGTGCGCACCGTAGACAAACCGATGCCAGAGATACTGCATCCCGAAGATGCGATTGTTAAGGTAACACGAACCTGCATCTGCGGGTCAGACCTGCACCTGTATCACGGCATGGTACCCGATACCCGTGTAGGCTCTACCTTCGGGCACGAGTTTACAGGTATCGTTGAAGAGGTAGGCCCACTGGTTAAAAACCTGAAAGTTGGCGATCATGTACTGGTGCCTTTTAATATCGCCTGCGGCAAATGCAACTTTTGTAAGCAGGGTTTATATGGCAATTGCCATGAATCAAACCCGATGGCTACGGCGGTCGGTGGTATATTTGGCTACTCGCATACTGCCGGCGGTTTTGACGGCGGCCAGGCAGAATATGTGCGTGTGCCTTACGCAGATGTAGGCCCAACGGTGATTCCACCGGATATGGATCCGGATGACGCAGTACTGCTCACAGACGTGGTACCAACGGGCTATCAGGCTGCAGAAATGGGTGGCATTAAGGAAGGTGATACGGTCGTGATTTTCGGTGCAGGGCCAATCGGCATCATGGCCGCACGCTGTGCCTGGTTTTTCGGGCCTGCAAGAGTAATTATTATCGATCATATCGATTACCGCCTGGAGTTTGCTAAAAATTATGCGAAGTGCGAAGCCTATAATTTTAAGGAAATGGCTGACCCGGTGGTGTTCTTAAAGCAAACCACCGATTGGTATGGCGCCGATGTTTGTATCGATTGCGTGGGCTGTGAGGCCGAAGGCAATACCCTGCAAACCTTCAGCGGCCGTGTGGCACTGATGCAGGCGGGTGCGGCCACGGCTTTTCAATGGGCAGTTAATTCCGTTAAAAAAGGAGGCATAGTTTCGGTGGTTGGCGTATACGGCCCGCCATTTAACTTGGCGCCTATCGGCAACATTGTAAATAAAGGCATTACGCTTAGGGCTAACCAGGCATCTGTAAAACGCCTGTTGCCAAAGCTGATTGACCATGTGCAGTCCGGGCGTCTGAATCCCAAAGGACTTATTACGCACAGGATACCGCTGGCCGAGGTATCAGACGCTTACCGGCTTTTCTCTTCTAAACTGGATAATGTTATTAAAACCGTACTTGTTCCATGA
- a CDS encoding DUF421 domain-containing protein has product MKKQEIHLGDINRILFGQAPPVFLLEVLIRTLLTYIILLVVVRWLGKRMSGQLTIMEMAVMLALGAIVSVAMQVPDRGILLSVIVLLITVSFQRGFGYLGFKSAKVEKVIHGDVNILVKEGIMQLPEMQFCRISKQQLFGQLRCSGIYHLGKVRRVYLEASGAFSIYPAKTDHPGLSVLPPGERELFGAKLQEGLEACINCGVVRKKESESRPCMDCHCTSWEAAVC; this is encoded by the coding sequence ATGAAAAAACAGGAAATCCATTTAGGAGATATCAACCGTATCCTTTTTGGGCAGGCACCTCCGGTGTTTTTACTGGAGGTGCTCATCCGTACTTTATTAACCTATATCATATTACTGGTGGTGGTCCGCTGGCTGGGCAAGCGAATGAGCGGGCAGCTTACGATTATGGAAATGGCAGTGATGCTGGCGCTTGGTGCCATCGTATCGGTTGCAATGCAAGTACCGGACCGGGGCATATTGCTCAGTGTAATCGTCTTACTGATTACGGTCAGCTTTCAGCGGGGCTTCGGTTATCTGGGATTTAAAAGCGCGAAAGTAGAAAAAGTGATTCATGGCGATGTCAATATCCTTGTTAAGGAAGGTATTATGCAACTGCCTGAAATGCAATTTTGCCGGATCTCCAAACAACAGCTTTTTGGGCAATTGCGCTGTAGCGGAATCTATCATCTTGGAAAAGTGCGTCGGGTTTATTTAGAGGCCTCGGGGGCGTTCAGCATTTATCCGGCTAAAACAGATCACCCGGGTTTGTCGGTGCTGCCGCCCGGCGAACGTGAATTGTTCGGCGCAAAGCTGCAAGAAGGCTTGGAAGCTTGCATTAACTGTGGTGTTGTTCGCAAAAAAGAAAGCGAAAGTAGGCCCTGCATGGATTGTCATTGTACCAGTTGGGAGGCTGCAGTTTGCTAA
- a CDS encoding DUF421 domain-containing protein produces MDSKDIYFGDWQRMFIGEVPASFFIELVIRGAVVYLILMLSMRAMGKRMSSQLSRTEMAALVSLAAAVGVPLMAPDRGILPAIVIAFVLVMVERLVARFSAKSELFERVAQGNVGLLVSDQVIRVNELKKVGISREQVFAQLRGKGVLNLGAVKRLYMEANGTFTLVKNEEPQPGLSVVPLIDSDLAAEFRQEEMSVCGYCGHPEKTVTNHDTICPVCEKKEWLNAVSDVD; encoded by the coding sequence ATGGATAGTAAAGACATTTATTTTGGCGACTGGCAGCGAATGTTTATAGGTGAAGTGCCTGCCAGTTTTTTTATCGAACTGGTAATTCGTGGTGCTGTAGTCTATTTAATTTTGATGCTATCTATGCGGGCTATGGGCAAACGCATGTCTTCGCAGTTAAGCCGTACGGAAATGGCTGCACTGGTTTCACTCGCTGCTGCTGTAGGCGTTCCGCTCATGGCACCAGACCGTGGAATATTACCTGCCATAGTTATTGCGTTTGTGTTGGTAATGGTTGAACGCCTTGTGGCCAGATTTTCCGCCAAAAGCGAACTTTTTGAACGCGTGGCACAAGGCAATGTAGGGTTATTGGTCAGCGACCAGGTGATCCGTGTAAATGAGTTGAAAAAAGTTGGCATATCACGCGAACAGGTTTTTGCCCAACTGCGCGGCAAAGGTGTTTTGAACCTGGGTGCTGTTAAACGCTTATATATGGAAGCTAACGGCACTTTTACCCTGGTAAAGAATGAAGAGCCGCAGCCCGGTTTATCGGTTGTTCCATTAATTGACAGCGACTTGGCGGCTGAATTTCGCCAGGAAGAGATGAGCGTATGCGGTTATTGCGGTCATCCTGAAAAAACCGTAACCAACCATGATACCATTTGCCCGGTATGCGAAAAGAAAGAATGGCTCAACGCCGTAAGCGATGTTGACTAA